From Synechococcus sp. A10-1-5-1, a single genomic window includes:
- the bchL gene encoding ferredoxin:protochlorophyllide reductase (ATP-dependent) iron-sulfur ATP-binding protein gives MTTTLKRPDGEGSVQVHQDPSMNIEEGALVIAVYGKGGIGKSTTSSNLSAAFSKLGKRVLQIGCDPKHDSTFTLTKQMVPTVIDILEGVDFHTEELRPEDFVFGGFNGVQCVESGGPPAGTGCGGYVTGQTVKLLKEHHLLEDTDVVIFDVLGDVVCGGFAAPLQHANYCLIVTANDFDSIFAMNRIIAAIQAKAKNYKVRLGGVVANRSRDTDQIDRFNDRVGMKTMAHFPDLDAIRRSRLKKCTIFEMESTPEVEAVQQEYLRLAQSMLESVKPLEAEPLKDREIFDLLGFD, from the coding sequence ATGACCACCACGCTCAAGCGCCCCGACGGTGAGGGCAGCGTTCAGGTTCATCAAGATCCCTCGATGAACATCGAAGAGGGGGCGTTGGTCATTGCTGTTTACGGCAAGGGTGGCATTGGTAAAAGCACCACTAGCTCCAACCTCTCAGCGGCCTTCTCCAAGTTGGGCAAACGGGTTCTGCAGATCGGTTGCGACCCCAAGCACGACAGCACCTTCACGCTGACCAAGCAGATGGTCCCGACGGTGATCGACATCCTCGAGGGGGTGGACTTTCACACCGAGGAGCTGCGGCCTGAGGACTTTGTCTTTGGTGGATTCAATGGGGTGCAATGCGTCGAGTCCGGTGGCCCTCCGGCCGGTACGGGCTGCGGTGGTTATGTGACTGGGCAGACCGTCAAGTTGCTGAAGGAGCACCATCTCTTGGAAGACACCGATGTGGTGATCTTTGATGTGCTCGGAGACGTTGTTTGTGGTGGTTTTGCAGCGCCCCTGCAACACGCCAACTACTGCTTGATTGTCACGGCCAATGACTTTGATTCGATCTTTGCGATGAATCGGATCATTGCGGCGATCCAAGCCAAGGCGAAGAACTACAAAGTGCGCCTGGGTGGGGTCGTGGCTAACCGCAGCCGCGACACCGATCAAATCGATCGTTTCAACGACCGGGTCGGTATGAAGACCATGGCCCATTTCCCTGACCTGGATGCGATCCGTCGCTCGCGCCTGAAAAAGTGCACGATCTTTGAGATGGAATCCACCCCCGAAGTCGAGGCGGTTCAACAGGAATATCTGCGGCTCGCCCAGTCGATGCTCGAGAGCGTGAAGCCCCTGGAGGCAGAACCGCTGAAGGATCGCGAGATCTTTGATCTGCTCGGCTTCGATTGA
- a CDS encoding protochlorophyllide reductase codes for MTASSETSSSNLPETAGRAGAVLVTGTTSGVGLNAVKALTDRGWTVVTANRDPVRAGAAADALGIAREKLHHIRMDLGDLESVRVGVETLIDSLGFGLDALVINAAVYKPRLKEPERSPQGYELSMATNHLGHFLLIQLLLPQLQASQHPSRRVVILGTVTANSKELGGKIPIPAPADLGDLSGFKAGFKAPIAMANGKTFKPGKAYKDSKLCNMITTQELHRRLHDSTGIVFSSLYPGCVADTPLFRNTPRAFQKIFPWFQKNVTGGYVSQALAGERVAQVVADPSFGTSGVHWSWGNRQKQGGKQFSQELSDKASNPETAQGVWEESLKLVGLG; via the coding sequence ATGACCGCCAGCAGCGAAACCAGTTCAAGCAACCTCCCGGAAACAGCCGGCCGTGCCGGTGCGGTGTTGGTGACTGGCACCACCTCAGGGGTTGGACTCAATGCCGTGAAAGCCCTGACCGATCGGGGTTGGACGGTGGTCACGGCCAATCGGGATCCAGTGCGTGCCGGAGCCGCAGCCGATGCCCTTGGCATTGCGCGCGAGAAGCTCCACCACATCCGGATGGATCTTGGGGATCTCGAGAGCGTCCGGGTGGGCGTTGAAACCCTGATCGATTCCCTGGGCTTCGGCCTCGATGCCCTCGTGATCAATGCGGCGGTCTACAAGCCGAGACTCAAGGAGCCTGAGCGCTCTCCCCAGGGCTACGAGCTCTCCATGGCCACCAACCACCTGGGGCACTTCCTGCTCATCCAACTGCTGCTGCCGCAGCTGCAGGCCTCACAGCATCCCTCCCGGCGGGTGGTGATCCTTGGCACGGTGACCGCGAACTCCAAGGAGCTTGGGGGCAAGATCCCCATCCCTGCGCCGGCCGACCTGGGCGACCTCAGCGGTTTTAAAGCCGGGTTCAAGGCTCCGATTGCCATGGCCAATGGCAAGACCTTCAAACCTGGGAAGGCCTACAAAGACAGCAAGCTCTGCAACATGATCACAACGCAGGAGCTGCATCGCCGCCTGCACGACTCCACGGGGATCGTCTTCAGCTCCCTCTATCCCGGCTGCGTCGCCGACACCCCGCTGTTCCGGAACACTCCGCGGGCCTTCCAGAAGATCTTCCCCTGGTTCCAAAAGAACGTCACCGGCGGCTACGTCAGCCAGGCTCTTGCTGGGGAGCGGGTCGCCCAGGTTGTCGCCGATCCAAGCTTCGGCACATCAGGGGTCCACTGGAGTTGGGGCAATCGCCAGAAGCAAGGCGGGAAACAGTTCAGCCAAGAACTCTCCGATAAAGCCAGTAACCCCGAAACCGCACAGGGGGTTTGGGAAGAATCGCTCAAGTTGGTCGGCTTGGGCTAG
- the psaM gene encoding photosystem I reaction center subunit XII, whose product MVFFSTVMSLTQAEILIALVVAAHAGVLAVRLAASLYRA is encoded by the coding sequence ATGGTGTTTTTCTCGACGGTCATGTCCCTCACCCAGGCTGAAATTCTGATTGCCCTGGTGGTGGCCGCCCACGCTGGCGTGCTCGCAGTGCGTCTTGCCGCCAGCCTCTATCGCGCCTGA
- a CDS encoding CRR6 family NdhI maturation factor, with the protein MLSISAQQVQDQSLEPLQPWFALDPKDLLQASGSLTLNFDWPRAAEDPRELSEITELRLWSLRADALCPWLPLLLERSSGQLTRHVAMLLPHQFSRSEGIRFAPDSLELWMTHRLYLLDHWSRGYGLNCRGNLEQMAAVLGFELDGSFWKEHQHH; encoded by the coding sequence ATGCTGTCGATCTCGGCGCAGCAAGTTCAAGACCAGAGTCTCGAACCCCTGCAGCCTTGGTTTGCCTTGGACCCCAAGGACCTGCTGCAGGCCAGCGGCAGCCTCACGCTCAACTTCGATTGGCCCCGCGCAGCAGAAGACCCCCGCGAGCTCTCCGAAATCACGGAGCTGCGGCTCTGGAGTCTTCGCGCTGATGCCCTCTGCCCTTGGCTGCCTCTTCTGCTGGAGCGCAGCAGCGGTCAGTTGACCCGCCATGTGGCGATGCTGCTGCCCCACCAGTTCAGCCGCAGCGAGGGGATCCGCTTCGCCCCAGACAGCCTCGAGCTGTGGATGACCCACCGCCTCTATCTGTTGGATCACTGGTCCAGGGGGTATGGCCTGAACTGCCGCGGCAACCTTGAGCAGATGGCGGCCGTGCTCGGTTTTGAGCTGGATGGCAGCTTCTGGAAAGAGCATCAGCACCACTAG
- a CDS encoding sulfite exporter TauE/SafE family protein, whose protein sequence is MTWELLPLLPLGILAGLLSGLLGIGGGLVFSPLLLWIGLPPHQALATSTLAIVPTTMAGSLTHWRSGQVPRQAALAICAGAACGGGLFSRVGHSLEGWQLLALQALMYGLLAVVIRPKQANGETRTTVPVPGLVGVGLVAGLSSGLLGVGGGLVMVPLMVRGLQLGVYQAIRLSTMAVFASSLVAAITFWGDGRAQLLIGLVLGATAASAAQWSAAHLQNVSEQRLVGLIRLLCILLAVDVGRRALLLWL, encoded by the coding sequence ATGACCTGGGAGCTCCTGCCTCTGCTGCCACTCGGCATCTTGGCCGGATTGCTTTCGGGATTGCTGGGCATCGGCGGCGGGCTGGTGTTCTCGCCCCTGTTGCTCTGGATTGGACTGCCGCCCCATCAGGCCCTGGCCACCAGCACCTTGGCAATCGTCCCCACCACCATGGCGGGCAGCCTGACCCACTGGCGCAGCGGTCAGGTGCCCAGACAAGCGGCCCTAGCGATCTGCGCGGGGGCAGCCTGTGGCGGGGGGCTCTTCAGCCGAGTTGGCCACAGCCTGGAGGGCTGGCAACTGCTGGCCCTGCAAGCCCTGATGTACGGGCTCCTGGCCGTGGTGATTCGTCCCAAACAAGCCAACGGCGAGACCCGCACCACTGTCCCCGTGCCCGGCCTGGTCGGTGTCGGTCTGGTGGCGGGGCTCTCCAGCGGGCTGCTCGGCGTCGGCGGCGGCCTGGTGATGGTGCCGCTGATGGTGCGAGGACTGCAGCTGGGGGTCTATCAAGCGATTCGGCTGAGCACGATGGCGGTCTTCGCCTCATCCCTGGTGGCTGCCATCACCTTCTGGGGCGACGGCAGGGCGCAACTGCTGATCGGCTTGGTCCTCGGGGCTACTGCCGCCTCGGCTGCCCAGTGGTCGGCCGCTCACCTGCAGAACGTGTCCGAACAACGTCTGGTGGGACTGATCAGGCTGCTCTGCATCCTGCTGGCCGTTGATGTGGGCCGGCGGGCCCTGCTGCTCTGGCTCTAG
- a CDS encoding lipoate--protein ligase family protein, producing the protein MTWRWIPPLTADGNRQMAIDRWMLAQQCEESGSPMLRLYRWSQPTLSLGRHQRQIDPRWMALAQQGRLRLVRRPSGGRAVLHSGELTYALACRPSTTHRLTAYAEVCQWLLAAFKALGVPLAFGSVKAAEAAQRGNCFASGTAADLIQANGAKRIGSAQLWSGACLLQHGSVLLQPSQGLWQEVFSSAAPDLDPLPELAVMEALQVAARDHLCGGDLQTMDLNASEWKQIQQLEGGAFLSP; encoded by the coding sequence ATGACCTGGCGTTGGATCCCTCCGCTGACGGCTGACGGCAACCGGCAGATGGCCATCGACCGCTGGATGCTGGCCCAGCAGTGCGAGGAGAGCGGGTCCCCGATGCTTCGGCTCTACCGCTGGAGTCAGCCGACCTTGTCCCTCGGGCGGCATCAACGCCAGATCGATCCCCGCTGGATGGCGCTAGCCCAGCAGGGTCGTTTGCGCTTGGTCAGGCGCCCCAGCGGTGGTCGGGCGGTGCTGCATTCCGGCGAGTTGACCTATGCCCTGGCCTGCCGGCCGAGTACGACCCATCGGCTTACGGCCTATGCCGAGGTCTGCCAGTGGTTGTTGGCGGCTTTCAAGGCGTTGGGAGTGCCGCTGGCATTCGGCTCCGTCAAGGCCGCGGAGGCGGCGCAACGGGGGAACTGTTTTGCCAGCGGTACGGCCGCTGATCTGATCCAGGCCAACGGCGCCAAGCGCATCGGCAGTGCCCAGCTCTGGAGTGGGGCCTGCCTGCTGCAGCACGGCAGCGTTTTGCTTCAGCCGTCCCAGGGGCTTTGGCAGGAGGTCTTCTCCAGTGCCGCTCCGGATCTGGATCCCTTGCCTGAGTTGGCGGTGATGGAGGCGCTGCAGGTGGCGGCGCGTGATCACCTCTGTGGAGGGGATCTACAAACGATGGACCTGAACGCCAGCGAGTGGAAGCAGATCCAGCAGCTGGAGGGCGGAGCCTTCTTGTCCCCTTAA
- a CDS encoding site-2 protease family protein encodes MGEGWQLMRIQGIPLRIHPSWFLILALATVAFQQQYSQQFSAQAQEPLLWAIGLLTALLLFVSVLLHELGHSLVALSQGVKVRSITLFLLGGVASVERECPTAMGSFWVAAAGPLVSLALSALLLLSTHSASHASPLLGAMVSELGGLNLILALFNLLPGLPLDGGLILKALVWQFTGSQRKGIQVATASGKVLAFTAIGLGAFLLLRGAGVAGIWLMLLGWFGLGAARNQTQMLALQSVLRRLQVKDAAQRRFRVLEADTKLRELSRIRVSDENGLADWLLVCDRGRWKGFVTDAPLQSLPVQRWDEETVGDHLQPLDQLPTIRDEAPLWQAILQLDQPEVNRLLVLGPAGLPSGTLERPELAERVLKELGVRLPLPILEAARRQGVYPLGMMLPPVARTIESNPEA; translated from the coding sequence GTGGGGGAAGGCTGGCAGTTGATGCGGATTCAGGGCATCCCCCTGCGCATTCACCCCAGCTGGTTTCTGATCTTGGCCCTGGCCACGGTGGCCTTCCAACAGCAGTACAGCCAGCAATTTTCAGCGCAAGCCCAGGAGCCCCTGCTCTGGGCCATTGGCCTACTGACCGCCCTGCTGCTCTTCGTCTCGGTGCTGCTCCATGAGTTGGGTCACTCCCTGGTGGCGCTGAGTCAGGGGGTCAAGGTCCGCAGCATCACCCTGTTCCTCCTCGGTGGGGTAGCCAGTGTGGAGCGGGAGTGCCCGACGGCCATGGGCTCCTTCTGGGTGGCCGCCGCTGGCCCCCTGGTGAGCCTGGCCCTCTCCGCCCTGCTGCTGCTGAGTACCCACAGCGCTAGCCATGCCTCTCCCCTGCTCGGGGCGATGGTGAGCGAGCTGGGTGGCCTGAATCTGATCCTGGCTCTGTTCAACCTGCTGCCCGGACTCCCCCTCGACGGCGGCCTCATCCTCAAGGCGCTGGTCTGGCAGTTCACCGGAAGCCAACGCAAGGGCATCCAGGTGGCCACCGCCAGCGGCAAGGTGCTGGCCTTCACCGCCATCGGCCTTGGTGCCTTCCTGCTGCTGCGGGGAGCGGGGGTAGCTGGGATTTGGTTGATGCTGCTGGGCTGGTTTGGCCTGGGGGCCGCCCGCAACCAAACGCAGATGCTCGCCCTCCAAAGCGTGCTGCGCCGACTGCAGGTCAAAGATGCCGCCCAAAGGCGTTTCCGGGTTCTAGAGGCCGACACCAAACTGCGGGAGCTCAGCCGGATTCGAGTGAGCGACGAGAACGGTCTAGCTGACTGGTTGCTGGTCTGTGATCGCGGCCGCTGGAAGGGATTCGTCACCGATGCTCCCCTGCAAAGCCTGCCCGTTCAGCGGTGGGATGAAGAAACCGTCGGAGACCATCTACAACCGCTCGATCAACTGCCGACCATCCGCGATGAGGCACCGCTTTGGCAGGCGATCCTGCAGCTCGACCAACCTGAGGTCAACCGACTCCTGGTGCTCGGTCCCGCGGGCTTACCCAGTGGCACGTTGGAGCGACCGGAGCTGGCAGAAAGGGTCCTGAAGGAACTGGGCGTCCGTCTTCCGCTACCCATCCTGGAAGCAGCGCGTCGCCAGGGCGTCTATCCCCTGGGAATGATGTTGCCGCCGGTGGCGCGCACCATCGAAAGCAATCCTGAGGCTTAA
- a CDS encoding phosphoribosylanthranilate isomerase, which produces MTARPDPSLGPQPWLKVCGLRTPEQAYAVAALGVDAIGVIGVESSPRWLAQDARPALFSAVRQASSRCLGVLVVADPTDQDVPVLGPAGGHQVLQLHGQETPERCLQLRQALGPDLLLWKALRIRQPDDLQRAADYGAVVDGLLLDAWVPDQLGGTGHRIPIEWLSGFQPTLPWWLAGGLNPDRIAPALQALQHQPPSGLDVSSGVERAPGDKDLAKVQQLVAALAPFRQDLSN; this is translated from the coding sequence ATGACGGCGCGTCCAGATCCCTCGCTTGGGCCCCAGCCTTGGTTGAAGGTCTGTGGATTGCGCACCCCTGAGCAGGCCTATGCCGTTGCCGCCCTTGGCGTGGATGCCATCGGGGTCATTGGCGTCGAATCGTCCCCCCGCTGGTTGGCCCAGGACGCGAGGCCTGCGCTCTTCTCGGCGGTGCGTCAGGCCTCCAGCCGTTGTCTGGGCGTCCTGGTGGTGGCAGATCCCACTGATCAGGACGTTCCGGTGTTGGGCCCCGCTGGAGGCCATCAGGTGCTCCAGCTCCATGGTCAAGAAACCCCGGAGCGCTGCTTGCAACTGCGTCAGGCACTGGGCCCTGATCTTCTGCTCTGGAAAGCCTTGAGAATTCGGCAGCCTGACGATTTACAGCGGGCGGCCGACTACGGGGCTGTGGTCGATGGGTTGCTGCTCGATGCCTGGGTTCCCGATCAGCTCGGCGGGACGGGCCATCGCATCCCGATCGAATGGCTCAGTGGCTTTCAGCCAACTCTGCCCTGGTGGCTCGCGGGTGGCCTGAATCCAGATCGGATCGCCCCGGCGTTGCAGGCGCTTCAACACCAGCCCCCCTCTGGATTGGACGTCTCCAGTGGGGTGGAGCGAGCTCCCGGTGATAAGGACCTGGCCAAAGTGCAGCAGCTTGTGGCCGCCTTGGCTCCCTTCCGCCAGGATTTGAGCAACTAA
- the folE gene encoding GTP cyclohydrolase I: protein MTSTLPSSIPGQLAPVSRRIRERLESAGVPFLANDNIAEHLKDGELDQLEIEVAGKVRELLRSLVIDIDNDHNTEETAERVARMYLHEVFKGRYHHQPKIASFPNVKKLDEIYTVGPITVRSACSHHLVPILGNCWIGIKPGDQVIGLSKFSRVADWVFSRPHIQEEAVMILADEIERLCEPQGLAILVKAQHYCMKWRGVKEPQTSMVNSIVRGDFRHDSSLKAEFFELVKQQESMLG, encoded by the coding sequence ATGACTTCAACCCTGCCCTCGAGTATTCCCGGTCAGTTGGCCCCTGTGAGCCGGCGCATCCGCGAACGCCTTGAGTCTGCCGGCGTCCCCTTTCTGGCGAACGACAACATTGCCGAGCACCTGAAAGACGGTGAACTCGATCAACTCGAGATCGAGGTTGCAGGCAAGGTGCGCGAGCTGCTACGCAGCTTGGTGATCGATATCGATAACGACCACAACACTGAGGAAACTGCGGAGCGCGTCGCCCGCATGTACCTCCACGAGGTGTTCAAGGGCCGCTACCACCATCAGCCCAAGATCGCGAGCTTCCCCAACGTCAAAAAGCTTGACGAGATCTACACCGTGGGGCCGATCACGGTGCGTTCCGCCTGCTCACACCACCTGGTTCCCATCCTGGGCAACTGCTGGATCGGGATCAAGCCCGGTGATCAGGTCATTGGTCTCTCGAAGTTCTCCCGCGTGGCTGACTGGGTCTTCTCCCGTCCTCACATCCAGGAGGAGGCCGTGATGATCCTGGCCGATGAAATTGAGCGTCTGTGCGAGCCCCAGGGTCTGGCGATCCTGGTCAAGGCTCAGCACTACTGCATGAAGTGGCGCGGGGTAAAAGAGCCTCAAACCAGCATGGTGAACTCCATCGTTCGCGGTGACTTCCGCCACGACTCCAGCCTCAAGGCTGAATTCTTCGAGTTGGTCAAGCAACAGGAGTCGATGCTGGGCTGA
- a CDS encoding SDR family oxidoreductase has translation MSSSASALPPVALITGASRGIGAAAARAFAKAGYQLLLLARSEQDLEQLAQELRSDSCRVETISVDLSNPQAIAPALENLLARGLVPTVLINNAGAAYTGSLAEMPLEQWQWLLQLNLTSVVQTCQAVLPSLRQTSGLIINVSSHAARNAFPEWGAYCTTKAALASFSRCLAEEERQHGIRVSTLTLGAVNTPLWDSETVHSSFDRRAMLTPERVAETLLSLAQQPSSNVVEDITLMPAAGVL, from the coding sequence TTGAGCTCCTCTGCTTCCGCACTACCTCCCGTCGCCTTGATCACAGGGGCATCAAGGGGCATTGGAGCTGCCGCTGCACGGGCCTTTGCCAAAGCGGGCTATCAGCTCTTGCTCCTGGCCAGGTCCGAGCAGGATCTCGAGCAACTGGCCCAGGAACTTCGCAGCGACAGCTGCCGCGTGGAAACGATCTCTGTGGATCTTTCCAATCCCCAGGCCATTGCGCCTGCCCTCGAGAACTTGCTGGCCCGGGGGCTCGTTCCAACCGTGCTCATCAACAATGCCGGGGCGGCCTACACGGGCTCTTTGGCCGAGATGCCCCTAGAGCAGTGGCAGTGGTTGCTGCAGCTCAACCTGACCAGTGTTGTTCAAACCTGCCAGGCGGTCCTGCCAAGCCTCCGCCAGACCAGCGGTTTGATCATCAACGTCAGCAGCCATGCGGCCCGCAATGCCTTCCCGGAATGGGGGGCCTACTGCACCACCAAAGCCGCACTTGCCTCCTTTAGCCGCTGTCTGGCGGAAGAGGAACGCCAGCACGGGATCCGCGTCTCCACCCTCACCTTGGGTGCGGTAAACACCCCCCTCTGGGACAGCGAGACCGTCCACAGTTCTTTCGACCGGCGTGCCATGCTCACACCAGAGCGCGTGGCTGAGACGCTGTTGTCTTTGGCCCAGCAACCTTCCTCCAACGTTGTGGAGGACATCACCCTTATGCCCGCCGCGGGCGTTCTTTGA
- a CDS encoding acetyl-CoA carboxylase carboxyltransferase subunit alpha, with protein MARRPLLDFEKPLVELEEQIDQIRQLAKDSEVDVSQQLLQLETLAARRREEIFSNLSPAQKIQVARHPQRPSTLDYIQVLTDEFIELHGDRRGSDDQALIGGVGRIGEQGVVLLGHQKGRDTKENVARNFGMASPGGYRKAMRLMDHADRFRLPILSFIDTPGAYAGLLAEEQGQGEAIAVNLREMFKLRVPILATVIGEGGSGGALGIGVADRLLMFQHSVYTVASPEACASILWRDAGKAPVAAEALKITAPDLLKLGIIDEIIAEPSGGNHWAPRQAAENLKAALMQQLAVLLALSEEQLVDQRYAKFRRMGRYLESGAQDTSLSS; from the coding sequence ATGGCCCGTCGTCCCCTGCTCGACTTCGAGAAGCCCCTGGTGGAGCTGGAGGAGCAGATCGACCAAATCCGGCAACTGGCCAAGGATTCTGAAGTTGACGTCAGTCAGCAGTTGCTGCAACTGGAGACCCTGGCGGCACGGCGGCGCGAAGAGATCTTCAGCAACCTGAGCCCGGCCCAGAAGATTCAGGTCGCCCGTCACCCTCAGCGGCCCAGCACCCTCGACTACATCCAGGTGCTGACCGATGAATTCATCGAACTGCATGGGGACCGTCGGGGCAGCGATGACCAAGCCCTCATTGGCGGGGTTGGTCGCATCGGCGAGCAAGGCGTGGTCCTGCTGGGGCATCAGAAAGGGCGGGACACCAAGGAGAACGTGGCCCGCAATTTCGGCATGGCCTCACCGGGGGGGTATCGCAAGGCCATGCGTCTGATGGATCACGCCGATCGCTTCCGTCTGCCGATCCTCAGTTTCATCGACACCCCAGGGGCCTACGCCGGTCTGCTGGCGGAAGAACAGGGTCAGGGTGAAGCCATTGCGGTGAACCTGCGGGAGATGTTCAAGCTGCGGGTTCCGATCCTCGCCACCGTCATTGGCGAAGGGGGCTCCGGCGGAGCCCTTGGCATCGGAGTGGCTGACCGGCTTCTGATGTTCCAGCACAGCGTCTACACCGTGGCCAGCCCCGAGGCCTGTGCCTCAATTCTCTGGCGGGATGCCGGCAAGGCGCCCGTTGCAGCGGAAGCCCTGAAAATCACCGCCCCGGATCTGCTGAAGCTGGGAATCATCGACGAAATCATTGCCGAGCCCTCCGGCGGCAACCACTGGGCCCCGCGCCAGGCCGCAGAGAACCTGAAGGCCGCCCTCATGCAACAGCTGGCGGTCCTCCTGGCCCTCAGTGAAGAGCAACTGGTGGATCAGCGTTACGCCAAATTCCGGCGGATGGGGCGCTACCTGGAATCCGGAGCCCAAGACACGAGCCTCAGCTCTTAA
- a CDS encoding long-chain acyl-[acyl-carrier-protein] reductase: MFGLIGHSSSFAQAQEKARDLGLQEMAEADLLSWCSAPPQLLETFEVTSKTGKTIQGTYIDSCFVPEMLSRFKTATRKVQNAMELAQKNGINVTALGGFTSIIFENYDLSKFQQIRNTTLEWERFTTGNTHTAWVICQQVETNAPLLGIDLSRAKVAVVGATGDIGSAVCRWLSQKTGVGELLLVARQQQRLLDLQESLGGGRVLSLEEALPEADVVVWVASLPQTLTIDQGSLRKPCLMIDGGYPKNLDAKVAGEGVHVLKGGIVEFWQDISWQMMEVVEMENPKRQLFACFAEAMLLEFEGIHTNFSWGRNRISIANMELIGEASLRHGFRAIGLKQSPTSSGNPDLELAAA, translated from the coding sequence ATGTTTGGTCTGATCGGTCACTCCAGCAGCTTTGCGCAGGCCCAAGAGAAGGCCCGCGACTTGGGGCTTCAGGAGATGGCCGAGGCGGACCTGCTCTCCTGGTGTTCAGCGCCGCCTCAGCTGCTCGAAACCTTCGAGGTCACGAGCAAGACTGGGAAAACCATCCAGGGGACCTACATCGACTCCTGCTTCGTGCCGGAGATGCTGAGTCGCTTCAAGACAGCAACCCGAAAGGTTCAAAACGCCATGGAGTTGGCGCAGAAGAACGGCATCAATGTCACGGCCCTGGGGGGATTCACCTCCATCATTTTCGAGAACTACGACCTCTCGAAGTTCCAACAAATTCGCAACACCACCCTGGAGTGGGAACGTTTCACCACGGGGAACACCCACACCGCCTGGGTGATCTGCCAACAGGTTGAAACCAATGCGCCTCTTCTTGGCATTGACCTGAGCCGCGCCAAGGTTGCCGTGGTCGGCGCCACCGGTGACATCGGCAGTGCGGTCTGCCGTTGGCTCTCCCAAAAAACGGGAGTGGGTGAATTGCTGCTGGTCGCCCGGCAACAACAACGACTTTTGGACCTCCAAGAGTCCCTTGGCGGCGGTCGTGTCCTCAGCCTCGAAGAAGCACTCCCTGAAGCGGATGTGGTGGTTTGGGTCGCGAGCTTGCCCCAAACCCTGACGATCGATCAGGGGAGCCTGCGCAAACCCTGCCTGATGATTGACGGCGGCTACCCCAAGAACCTCGACGCCAAGGTGGCCGGAGAAGGTGTCCATGTCCTCAAAGGCGGCATCGTCGAGTTCTGGCAGGACATCAGCTGGCAGATGATGGAAGTTGTGGAGATGGAAAACCCCAAACGCCAGTTGTTCGCTTGCTTTGCAGAGGCAATGCTGCTGGAATTTGAGGGCATCCACACGAATTTCAGCTGGGGACGCAACCGCATCTCCATCGCCAACATGGAGCTCATTGGTGAAGCCTCCCTGAGGCACGGTTTCCGCGCCATCGGCCTGAAGCAATCCCCCACCAGCTCCGGCAACCCCGACCTTGAACTGGCCGCTGCCTAA
- a CDS encoding aldehyde oxygenase (deformylating) has product MATLEATDLPTAGATALPDFTCPNYKDAYSRINAIVIEGEQEAHDNYISIGTLLPDQAEELTKLARMELKHMKGFTACANNLGVTADMAFAKEFFAPLHGNFKKALDEGKVPTCLLIQALLIEAFAISAYHIYIPVADPFARKITEGVVKDEYTHLNYGEVWLKANLETCREELEEANRENLPLIRRMLDEVAGDAAVLQMDKEDLIEDFLIAYQEALTEIGFTTREIARMAAAALVG; this is encoded by the coding sequence ATGGCGACCCTTGAAGCCACTGATCTGCCTACGGCGGGCGCGACTGCGCTTCCCGATTTCACCTGCCCGAACTACAAAGACGCCTACAGCCGGATCAACGCGATCGTGATCGAGGGCGAGCAGGAAGCCCACGACAACTACATTTCGATCGGAACCCTTCTGCCCGATCAGGCCGAGGAACTGACCAAGTTGGCTCGGATGGAGCTGAAGCACATGAAGGGCTTCACCGCCTGTGCCAACAACCTTGGTGTGACCGCCGACATGGCCTTCGCCAAGGAGTTCTTCGCTCCCCTGCACGGCAACTTCAAAAAAGCCCTCGATGAGGGCAAGGTTCCGACCTGCCTCCTCATCCAGGCTCTGCTGATCGAAGCCTTTGCCATCTCGGCGTATCACATCTATATCCCAGTTGCTGATCCCTTCGCCCGCAAGATCACCGAGGGCGTGGTGAAGGACGAGTACACCCACCTCAACTACGGCGAGGTCTGGCTCAAGGCCAATCTCGAGACCTGCCGTGAGGAACTGGAGGAGGCCAACCGCGAGAACCTGCCCCTGATCCGCCGCATGCTGGATGAGGTGGCCGGTGATGCAGCCGTGCTGCAAATGGACAAGGAAGACCTGATCGAAGACTTCCTGATCGCCTACCAAGAAGCTTTGACCGAGATCGGTTTCACCACCCGCGAAATCGCCCGCATGGCGGCTGCCGCCCTGGTCGGCTGA